A portion of the Actomonas aquatica genome contains these proteins:
- a CDS encoding MFS transporter, whose translation MNPPSSSSTASVPRIGATGWALLMMLVSASVLFFIDRQTLAILKSTLSEEFDLNNEAYGILITGYMIPYTLGYLVSGQIIDRWGTRRCASIFLLGMALATIGCGLARNFHELLAARVVLGIAESGVVPSIMVLITKRFPRERRGFVVTMHQALQSAGPIMTAPLVAAITLSHGWRSSFLLPGIFSLALAAVWFLSDREPRRSAAAAGPTDGTAKPAEPQPMRGLAALKFVLTSRRIRGVLIARLLTDPAWFFLIYWQAGFLQERGGWTLAELGKWTWLPPAVAAIGNVVIGSWSDRLLKVHSDAATARRIAMQRLVWLAPCLALAPWAVASKPLVLFMMVFAYVMANAWLTMINVLVTDLAPPGTVATSIGILSALGGFTSVAFNYIAGPLVDHFGYDFMFLFAGCLHPLGALVLYRYYRGGPPPVPPALAEETVDPAAPSATS comes from the coding sequence ATGAATCCTCCCTCCTCGTCCTCGACCGCTTCGGTGCCGCGCATTGGCGCCACCGGATGGGCCCTGCTCATGATGCTCGTGTCAGCCTCGGTGTTGTTCTTCATCGACCGCCAGACGCTCGCCATCCTCAAGTCCACGCTCTCGGAGGAGTTTGATCTCAACAACGAGGCCTACGGCATCCTCATCACGGGTTACATGATCCCCTACACGCTGGGGTATCTGGTGTCGGGGCAGATCATCGATCGTTGGGGCACGCGGCGTTGTGCGTCGATTTTCCTGCTCGGCATGGCGCTGGCGACCATCGGCTGCGGACTGGCGCGCAACTTCCACGAACTGCTCGCGGCGCGCGTCGTGCTCGGCATCGCGGAGTCGGGCGTGGTGCCGTCGATCATGGTGCTCATCACCAAGAGGTTTCCGCGGGAGCGGCGGGGATTTGTGGTCACGATGCATCAGGCCCTGCAATCGGCCGGCCCGATCATGACGGCCCCGCTGGTGGCGGCGATCACGCTGTCACACGGATGGCGCAGCTCCTTCCTGTTGCCCGGCATCTTCAGTCTGGCGCTGGCGGCGGTGTGGTTCCTCAGCGACCGCGAACCGCGCCGCAGTGCCGCAGCGGCGGGCCCGACCGACGGCACGGCCAAACCCGCCGAACCGCAGCCGATGCGGGGTCTGGCGGCGCTCAAGTTTGTGCTCACGAGTCGGCGCATTCGCGGCGTGTTGATCGCGCGACTGCTGACCGATCCGGCGTGGTTTTTTCTCATCTATTGGCAGGCCGGGTTTCTGCAGGAACGGGGCGGTTGGACGCTCGCCGAGCTGGGCAAGTGGACCTGGCTGCCCCCGGCGGTCGCTGCCATCGGCAACGTGGTGATCGGCTCGTGGTCGGACCGCCTGCTCAAGGTGCACAGTGACGCGGCCACCGCGCGACGCATCGCGATGCAGCGCCTCGTCTGGCTGGCGCCCTGTCTGGCGCTGGCGCCGTGGGCGGTGGCGAGCAAACCGCTGGTGCTCTTCATGATGGTGTTTGCCTACGTCATGGCGAACGCCTGGCTCACCATGATCAACGTGCTGGTGACCGACCTCGCGCCGCCCGGCACGGTGGCGACCTCGATCGGCATCCTCAGTGCGCTGGGCGGTTTCACCAGCGTGGCCTTCAACTACATCGCCGGTCCTCTGGTCGATCACTTCGGCTACGACTTCATGTTCCTCTTTGCCGGCTGCCTGCATCCGCTCGGGGCCTTGGTGCTCTACCGCTACTACCGCGGCGGCCCGCCGCCGGTGCCGCCGGCTCTGGCCGAAGAGACGGTCGATCCCGCCGCGCCGTCGGCGACTTCCTGA
- the rsgA gene encoding ribosome small subunit-dependent GTPase A, giving the protein MMKTTMDLDALGFSEWHAGVALAALEPNLQWARVVAVDREAWVVRAASGECVAELAGRFRFGVEEGLDLPGVGDWVTVQVVSPDRAVIHAVGPRRSVLSRKSPGREMAPQLIAANLDAALVVQSCHYDLNTRRLERYLVACREGGVEPVVLLNKADLVDEDELAGLVCDLRGAGITGQIIPLSGVTGQGLDRVEALLEPGKTYGLVGSSGVGKSTLINRLLGREVMATQGVSGTGEGTHTTTRRQLLTLPNGAMVIDTPGIRELGLVGASEGLDESFADIKALAGSCRFGDCTHESEPGCAVRQALAEGSLSEERFRSYQKLGREIEHHDRSYLEKRRKDRAFGRHVRAVMRGKPR; this is encoded by the coding sequence ATGATGAAGACGACGATGGATTTGGATGCGCTGGGGTTCAGCGAATGGCATGCTGGGGTGGCTTTGGCCGCGCTGGAGCCGAACTTGCAGTGGGCGCGGGTGGTGGCGGTGGACCGTGAGGCGTGGGTGGTGCGGGCGGCGAGCGGCGAATGCGTCGCGGAGCTGGCGGGCCGGTTTCGTTTTGGCGTCGAGGAGGGGCTGGATCTGCCCGGGGTGGGCGATTGGGTCACGGTGCAGGTGGTGTCGCCGGATCGGGCGGTGATTCACGCGGTGGGACCGCGCCGGAGTGTGTTGAGCCGCAAGTCACCGGGGCGGGAAATGGCGCCGCAGTTGATAGCGGCCAATCTCGACGCGGCACTGGTGGTGCAGTCCTGTCATTACGATCTGAATACGCGGCGGCTGGAACGTTATCTGGTGGCCTGTCGCGAAGGCGGGGTGGAGCCGGTGGTGTTGCTGAACAAGGCGGATCTGGTGGACGAGGACGAGCTGGCGGGGCTGGTGTGCGACTTGCGGGGGGCGGGGATCACCGGGCAGATCATTCCGCTGAGCGGCGTGACGGGGCAGGGGTTGGACCGCGTCGAGGCGTTGCTCGAGCCCGGCAAAACCTATGGGCTGGTGGGCTCATCGGGCGTGGGCAAGAGCACCTTGATCAACCGGCTGTTGGGCCGCGAGGTCATGGCGACGCAGGGAGTGAGCGGCACCGGTGAAGGCACGCACACCACCACCCGGCGGCAGTTACTGACGCTGCCGAACGGAGCCATGGTTATCGATACGCCAGGGATCCGGGAGCTGGGTCTGGTGGGCGCGAGTGAGGGGCTCGACGAGAGTTTTGCCGACATCAAGGCGTTGGCCGGATCGTGCCGGTTTGGCGATTGCACGCATGAGTCGGAGCCGGGCTGCGCGGTGCGGCAGGCGTTGGCCGAAGGTTCGCTCAGCGAGGAGCGCTTTCGCAGCTACCAGAAGCTTGGGCGGGAGATCGAACATCACGATCGTTCGTATCTGGAAAAGCGGCGCAAGGACCGCGCTTTCGGCCGGCACGTGCGCGCGGTGATGCGCGGCAAGCCGCGGTAG
- a CDS encoding TonB-dependent siderophore receptor, which translates to MTSPIGREFVNLNPNCITMEITSGPPSVRSWRDRSLTATLLTACLLPLSLAAQTNPDTSSFAEDDEIITLSPFEVSTDQDIGYLATATLSGTRTNTALKDVANPLDIITAELMEDLAVQDIQDLTSLANGVEPNAAGDLNSDGQEREVWNYNYMEIRGFKTGVLTRNFMDLNAQFEAYNSERVEFSKGPNAILSGSGNPGGTVNYATKVPRLARSAYSITHRTDDLGSQRVATDVNQVLIPDQLGIRLSALWEDQDFYRYPSYERQNAWHLVGKWAPSRDTSITIGHERRSSERASPRGIFARDFVSAWVAAGSPIVTEVPANNRVIVDGVNYSSSSQGLATVNGNNWVLDSDGLIRNTRRTARGTFTKLNGINMDTAATGYDYPLDAWIGGPNGINDSDWDITEINLTHRISDDFNVELAYGHTTNDVLQGMSIDRRLFVDPNDFGVNTHAGELYMETRPFIIDRDMEIDHYRATASYEFHPDEINEWFGSHQLAFAYEYNERDEAWNGGRMTITQNQNGVVDPANFSGGYQSSSLALYIRDYLDPAAGKVALHDLRELYYSDGINQDGFVAEFLPIADYATARTLTEQDSLLGVFQSRWLKDHLITTIGLRKDKRRIYDAAMQNDGTGLYEPVELVSGAPEGTTLSNYAAFIDEPTTVEGISRNYGAVIHALDWLSFSLNYATNFSPRTESRDLYGEFIPASTGESTDYGIRLSLLQDRLSISLIHFETEELNSATNGNNINSPFSAMDAADQILVDNGILPETRLVDRFTTADRSAKGEELTIIGSPTRNWTLRLTASTLVNKQTNLAPDVRAFYLENLPFYQAQDPSLTRANGTTTLGSYISQMEDQYALMNTRENVQSFPASKYTARLTAKYAFDRDSALKGFAIGGTTRWRSAPIIGYFRQADGSFDITRYARGDSRISADLFLNYQRKIARDIDWKIQINISNLFDNDDPFPISARNEASAEGSPFVRTLYRPMSGRVISLTNSFKF; encoded by the coding sequence ATGACTAGCCCGATCGGGCGGGAGTTTGTTAACCTCAACCCCAACTGCATCACCATGGAAATCACCTCTGGACCCCCGTCCGTGCGATCCTGGCGCGATCGTTCGCTGACCGCCACGTTGCTCACCGCGTGCCTGCTGCCTCTCAGCCTGGCCGCCCAAACCAATCCCGACACGTCCTCATTCGCCGAAGACGACGAGATCATCACCCTCAGCCCCTTTGAGGTCAGCACCGATCAGGACATCGGTTACCTCGCCACCGCCACCCTCTCCGGCACGCGCACCAACACCGCCCTCAAGGACGTCGCCAACCCGCTCGACATCATCACCGCCGAGCTCATGGAGGACCTCGCCGTCCAGGACATCCAGGATCTCACCAGCCTCGCCAATGGCGTGGAGCCCAACGCCGCCGGCGACCTCAACTCCGACGGCCAGGAGCGCGAGGTCTGGAATTACAACTACATGGAGATCCGCGGCTTCAAGACCGGCGTCCTCACCCGCAATTTCATGGACCTCAACGCACAGTTTGAGGCCTACAACTCCGAGCGCGTCGAATTCTCCAAGGGCCCCAACGCCATCCTTTCCGGCTCCGGTAACCCCGGCGGCACCGTCAACTACGCCACCAAAGTGCCGCGCCTCGCTCGCAGCGCCTATTCCATCACGCACCGCACCGACGACCTCGGTAGCCAACGCGTCGCCACCGACGTCAACCAGGTGCTCATCCCCGATCAACTCGGCATCCGCCTGAGCGCGCTCTGGGAGGATCAGGACTTCTACCGTTACCCGTCCTACGAGCGTCAGAACGCCTGGCACCTCGTCGGCAAATGGGCCCCTTCCCGCGACACCAGCATCACCATCGGTCACGAGCGACGCAGCTCCGAGCGCGCCAGCCCCCGCGGCATCTTCGCCCGCGACTTTGTCAGTGCCTGGGTGGCCGCCGGCTCCCCCATCGTCACCGAGGTCCCGGCCAACAACCGGGTGATCGTGGATGGCGTCAACTATTCCTCGTCCTCCCAGGGCCTGGCCACCGTCAACGGCAACAACTGGGTCCTCGATTCCGACGGCCTTATTCGCAACACCCGTCGCACCGCCCGCGGCACCTTCACCAAACTAAACGGTATCAACATGGATACCGCCGCCACCGGCTACGACTATCCGCTCGACGCTTGGATCGGCGGCCCCAACGGCATCAACGACAGCGATTGGGACATCACCGAGATCAACCTCACCCACCGCATCAGCGACGATTTTAACGTCGAACTCGCCTACGGCCATACCACCAACGACGTGCTCCAGGGCATGAGCATCGACCGTCGTCTCTTCGTCGATCCCAATGACTTCGGCGTCAACACCCACGCCGGCGAACTCTACATGGAGACCCGCCCCTTCATCATCGATCGCGATATGGAGATCGACCACTACCGCGCCACCGCCTCCTACGAGTTTCATCCCGATGAGATCAATGAGTGGTTTGGCAGTCACCAGCTCGCCTTCGCCTACGAATACAACGAGCGAGACGAGGCTTGGAACGGCGGTCGCATGACCATCACCCAAAACCAGAACGGTGTCGTCGACCCGGCCAATTTCTCCGGCGGCTACCAGAGCAGCTCCCTCGCCCTCTACATCCGCGATTACCTCGACCCCGCCGCCGGCAAGGTCGCCCTCCACGACCTGCGGGAGCTCTATTACTCCGATGGCATCAACCAGGACGGTTTCGTCGCTGAGTTTCTCCCCATCGCCGACTACGCCACCGCCCGCACCCTCACCGAGCAGGACAGCCTCCTCGGCGTCTTCCAAAGCCGCTGGCTGAAGGACCACCTCATCACCACCATCGGCCTGCGCAAGGACAAGCGCCGCATCTACGACGCCGCCATGCAGAATGACGGCACCGGCCTCTACGAACCCGTTGAGCTCGTGAGCGGCGCCCCCGAGGGCACCACCCTCTCCAACTACGCCGCCTTCATCGACGAGCCCACCACGGTCGAGGGCATCTCGCGCAACTACGGCGCCGTCATCCACGCGCTCGATTGGCTGAGCTTCTCGCTCAACTACGCCACCAACTTCTCGCCCCGCACCGAAAGCCGCGACCTCTACGGCGAGTTCATCCCGGCCTCCACCGGTGAGTCCACCGACTACGGCATCCGTCTCAGCCTGCTTCAGGATCGCCTGAGCATCTCACTGATCCACTTCGAGACCGAAGAGCTCAACTCCGCCACCAACGGCAACAACATCAACTCGCCCTTCAGCGCGATGGACGCTGCCGATCAGATCCTGGTCGACAACGGCATCCTGCCGGAGACGCGACTCGTCGACCGCTTCACCACCGCCGACCGAAGCGCCAAGGGCGAAGAGCTCACCATCATCGGTAGCCCCACCCGCAATTGGACCCTCCGCCTCACCGCCTCGACCTTGGTCAACAAGCAGACCAACCTCGCGCCGGATGTGCGGGCCTTTTACCTCGAGAACCTGCCCTTCTACCAGGCCCAGGATCCCTCCCTCACCCGCGCCAACGGCACCACCACCCTGGGCTCCTACATCTCCCAGATGGAAGACCAATACGCGCTCATGAACACCCGGGAAAACGTCCAGTCCTTCCCGGCCAGCAAGTATACCGCCCGCCTCACGGCCAAGTATGCCTTCGATCGCGACAGCGCCCTCAAGGGCTTCGCCATCGGCGGCACCACCCGCTGGCGCAGCGCCCCCATCATCGGCTACTTCCGCCAGGCCGACGGGTCCTTCGACATCACCCGCTACGCCCGGGGTGATTCGCGGATCAGCGCCGACCTGTTCCTGAACTACCAACGCAAGATCGCCCGCGACATCGATTGGAAGATTCAGATCAACATCAGCAACCTCTTCGACAACGACGATCCCTTCCCCATCAGCGCCCGCAACGAGGCCTCCGCCGAAGGTTCCCCGTTCGTCCGCACCCTCTACCGCCCGATGTCGGGTCGCGTGATCTCCCTCACCAATTCGTTCAAGTTCTGA
- a CDS encoding type II toxin-antitoxin system RelE/ParE family toxin, giving the protein MNVRFSSVFKRDLQEAETRYATISTKLGDDFHTRVKEAVRTIIARSGGDHVGPHGFRCRKCRPFPYLVYYELDGEVLYVLGLVQERKHPNYLQTELKRSGEK; this is encoded by the coding sequence GTGAACGTTCGGTTCAGCTCGGTTTTCAAGCGAGACCTGCAGGAGGCCGAAACCCGCTACGCGACGATTTCCACCAAACTGGGCGACGATTTTCATACCCGGGTCAAAGAAGCGGTTCGGACGATCATAGCCCGATCAGGAGGGGATCATGTGGGCCCACACGGATTCCGCTGCCGGAAGTGCCGACCCTTCCCCTACTTGGTCTATTACGAACTCGATGGTGAGGTTCTGTATGTCCTCGGTTTGGTGCAGGAGCGAAAGCATCCGAATTACCTCCAGACTGAACTGAAACGATCAGGAGAGAAGTAG
- a CDS encoding addiction module protein: MSLTSVYLAEEVLALPADQRRMLAKLLMDSVQEDGRSDDEIRGDLISRLEALRDGRDPGLSFEEVFGEKA, encoded by the coding sequence ATGTCTCTCACCAGCGTTTATCTCGCCGAAGAGGTTCTCGCGCTTCCAGCCGACCAACGGCGAATGCTCGCCAAACTGTTGATGGACAGTGTGCAGGAAGATGGTCGAAGCGACGATGAGATCCGCGGTGACCTGATTTCCCGACTTGAAGCGCTACGGGATGGCCGAGACCCGGGATTGTCCTTTGAAGAGGTGTTTGGAGAAAAGGCGTGA
- a CDS encoding glycoside hydrolase family 130 protein, which produces MQRHSQNPVLTARQVPYPATLVFNAGVVYHDGRYVMVFRNDYGRDGDPQFDGTNIGLAISRDGVNWTVEPQPLFALEDVQAAFRDVLRHRYPANWVRRIYDPRLTVIDGRIYMCFAIDTGHGISGGVATTEDFKTFQWLSVSAPDSRNMVLFPRKFGGKYVRLERPFPVYMREDPEAFPIWCGESPDLVHWGHHRPVLGPDEVPFANSKIGPAAPPIETERGWLTSFHAVYKDPNLRLEGWEPQGWFKTYHSGLMLLDKDDPSKVIGMAREPLIMPEADYEVNGFRGSVIFPCGMILEPGGEVKLYYGAADTSVALATAHVDDLLARIEPF; this is translated from the coding sequence ATGCAACGTCATTCGCAAAACCCTGTGCTCACGGCCCGTCAGGTGCCGTATCCCGCCACCCTCGTCTTTAATGCCGGCGTCGTGTATCATGACGGCCGATACGTCATGGTCTTTCGCAACGACTACGGGCGTGACGGCGATCCGCAGTTTGACGGCACCAACATCGGTCTCGCCATCAGCCGGGACGGCGTGAACTGGACGGTGGAGCCGCAGCCGCTCTTCGCGCTGGAGGACGTGCAGGCGGCCTTTCGGGATGTGTTGCGACATCGTTACCCGGCCAACTGGGTGCGGCGCATTTATGATCCGCGGCTGACGGTGATCGATGGGCGGATCTACATGTGCTTCGCCATCGACACCGGCCATGGCATCAGTGGGGGCGTGGCGACGACGGAGGATTTTAAGACCTTCCAGTGGCTGAGTGTGAGTGCGCCGGACAGCCGCAACATGGTGCTGTTTCCGCGCAAATTTGGCGGCAAGTATGTGCGCCTGGAGCGACCCTTCCCGGTTTACATGCGGGAGGATCCGGAAGCGTTTCCCATCTGGTGTGGCGAGTCGCCCGACCTCGTGCACTGGGGCCACCACCGGCCGGTGCTGGGACCGGACGAAGTGCCCTTTGCCAACTCCAAGATCGGACCGGCGGCACCGCCGATCGAGACCGAGCGGGGCTGGCTGACGTCGTTTCACGCCGTCTACAAAGACCCGAACCTGCGCCTGGAAGGCTGGGAGCCGCAGGGTTGGTTCAAGACCTACCACTCCGGGCTCATGCTGCTCGATAAGGACGATCCCTCCAAGGTGATCGGCATGGCGCGGGAGCCGCTGATCATGCCGGAGGCCGACTACGAAGTGAACGGCTTCCGCGGCAGTGTGATCTTCCCCTGCGGCATGATTTTGGAGCCGGGTGGAGAAGTGAAACTCTACTACGGCGCCGCCGATACTTCGGTCGCGCTGGCGACGGCGCACGTCGACGACCTGCTGGCGCGCATAGAGCCCTTCTAG
- a CDS encoding TonB-dependent siderophore receptor, protein MKIVCEAPIRRHRLIIIAASLAAAFSQPQGILAQSASDAPPTDDDIVTLSPFEVNTSQDIGYMATSTLSGTRTNTALKDVANPLDIITAELMEDLAIQDIQDLTSVANGVEPNAAGDLNSDGQEREVWNYNYMQIRGFKTGVLTRNFMDLNAQFEAYNSERVEFSKGPNAILSGSGNPGGTVNYATKVPRLERNAYSITHRTDDLGSQRVAADVNQVLIPDQLGIRLSALWEDQDFYRYPSYERQNAWHLVGKWAPTRDTSITVGHETRSSERASPRGIFPRDFVTAWLDAGSPIVTAVPSNNNVTVDGTTVSAASQGLATMNGNNWILDSDGVIRNTRRTARGNFTRANGINMDTVATGFDYPLDVWIGGPNGINDSDWDITELNVTHRISDDFNVELAFGHTTNEVMQGNSVDRRLFVDPNDFGDNVHPGELYIETRPFWIHRDIEIDHYRATASYEFHPDEINEWFGSHQLAFAYEYNERDEAWNSGRLTITENPSGVIDPTGFSGGYNNSSLALYVRDYLDPSAGKVALHDLRDLYYSDGINQDGYVAKFLPNTNYGTARTLTEQDSLLGVFQSRWLKDHLITTIGLRKDKRRVYDAPMQDDGTGLFVPVELEPGAPDGSTLSNHAAFTSAPNVVEGISRNYGAVIHALDWLSFSLNYATNFSPRTESRDLYGEFIPASTGESTDYGFRLSLLDDRLSVSLIHFETEELNSATNGNGINSPFDEMLAADQILVDNGILPAVRPVDRFTTADRSAKGEELTIIGSPTRNWTIRLTASSLVNKQTNLAPDVRAFYLENLPFYQAQDQTLTRTGGTTTLRTYVEDMQEQYALMNTRENVQVFPASKYTARGTLKYTFDRDTALKGFAIGGTASWRSAPIIGYFLQADGSFDVNRYARGDSRISADLFLTYQRKIARDIDWKIQINVSNLFDEDDPFPIGARNATSDAGSPWVETLYRPMDGRVISLTNSFSF, encoded by the coding sequence ATGAAGATTGTATGCGAGGCGCCGATCCGGCGGCATCGTTTGATCATCATCGCAGCGTCCCTGGCCGCTGCCTTTTCTCAGCCGCAAGGCATTCTGGCGCAGTCGGCCTCCGACGCCCCCCCCACCGACGATGACATCGTCACCTTGAGTCCCTTCGAGGTAAACACGTCACAGGATATTGGTTACATGGCGACCTCGACGCTGTCGGGCACGCGCACCAACACCGCCCTCAAGGACGTCGCCAACCCGCTCGACATCATCACCGCCGAGCTCATGGAGGACCTCGCCATCCAGGACATTCAGGACCTCACCAGCGTCGCGAACGGCGTGGAGCCCAACGCCGCTGGCGACCTCAATTCCGACGGCCAGGAACGCGAGGTCTGGAACTACAACTACATGCAGATCCGCGGCTTCAAGACCGGCGTCCTGACCCGCAATTTCATGGATCTCAATGCCCAGTTCGAAGCCTACAACTCCGAGCGCGTCGAATTCTCCAAGGGTCCCAATGCCATCCTCTCCGGCTCCGGCAACCCCGGCGGCACCGTCAACTACGCCACCAAGGTGCCCCGCCTCGAGCGCAACGCCTACTCCATCACCCACCGCACCGATGATCTCGGCAGCCAACGTGTTGCCGCCGACGTCAACCAAGTGCTCATCCCCGACCAACTCGGCATCCGCCTGAGCGCACTCTGGGAAGATCAGGACTTCTACCGTTACCCGTCCTACGAGCGGCAGAACGCCTGGCACCTCGTCGGCAAATGGGCCCCCACCCGCGACACCAGCATCACCGTCGGCCACGAAACCCGCAGTTCCGAACGCGCCAGCCCCCGCGGCATCTTCCCGCGCGACTTCGTGACCGCTTGGCTCGACGCCGGCTCTCCCATCGTCACCGCGGTCCCCTCCAACAACAATGTGACCGTCGATGGCACCACCGTCTCCGCCGCCTCCCAGGGCCTGGCCACCATGAACGGCAACAACTGGATCCTCGATTCCGACGGTGTAATCCGCAACACACGCCGGACCGCCCGCGGCAACTTCACCCGCGCCAACGGCATCAACATGGACACCGTCGCCACCGGCTTCGACTACCCGCTCGATGTCTGGATCGGCGGCCCCAACGGCATCAACGACAGCGACTGGGACATCACCGAGCTCAACGTCACCCACCGCATCAGCGACGACTTCAACGTCGAGCTCGCCTTCGGTCACACCACCAACGAGGTCATGCAGGGCAACAGCGTCGATCGCCGCCTCTTCGTCGATCCCAATGACTTCGGCGACAACGTCCACCCCGGCGAGCTCTACATCGAGACCCGCCCGTTCTGGATCCATCGCGACATCGAGATCGATCACTACCGCGCCACCGCCTCCTACGAGTTCCATCCCGACGAGATCAACGAGTGGTTCGGTTCCCATCAGCTCGCCTTCGCCTACGAATACAACGAGCGCGACGAGGCCTGGAACAGCGGCCGCCTGACCATTACGGAAAATCCGTCCGGCGTGATTGATCCCACCGGTTTCTCCGGCGGCTACAACAACAGCTCCCTCGCCCTCTACGTGCGCGACTACCTCGACCCCTCCGCCGGCAAGGTCGCCCTCCACGACCTGCGCGACCTCTACTACTCCGACGGCATCAATCAGGACGGCTACGTCGCCAAGTTTCTGCCCAACACCAACTATGGCACCGCCCGCACCCTCACCGAGCAGGACAGCCTCCTCGGTGTCTTCCAGAGCCGCTGGCTGAAGGACCACCTCATCACCACCATCGGTCTGCGCAAGGACAAGCGCCGCGTCTACGACGCCCCGATGCAGGACGACGGCACCGGCCTCTTCGTGCCGGTTGAGCTCGAACCCGGCGCCCCCGACGGCAGCACCCTCTCCAACCACGCCGCCTTCACCTCCGCGCCCAACGTCGTTGAAGGTATCTCGCGCAACTACGGCGCCGTCATCCACGCCCTCGATTGGCTGAGCTTCTCGCTCAACTACGCCACCAACTTCTCGCCCCGCACCGAGAGCCGCGACCTCTACGGCGAGTTCATTCCGGCCTCCACCGGTGAGTCCACCGACTACGGCTTCCGCCTCAGCCTGCTCGACGATCGTCTCAGCGTCAGCCTCATCCACTTCGAAACCGAAGAGCTCAACTCCGCCACCAACGGCAACGGCATCAACTCGCCCTTCGACGAGATGCTCGCCGCCGACCAGATCCTGGTGGACAACGGCATCCTCCCCGCCGTGCGCCCCGTCGACCGCTTCACCACCGCCGACCGCAGCGCCAAGGGCGAGGAGCTCACCATCATCGGCAGCCCCACCCGCAACTGGACGATCCGCCTCACCGCTTCGAGCCTGGTCAACAAACAGACCAACCTCGCCCCAGATGTGCGCGCGTTCTACCTCGAGAATCTGCCGTTCTATCAAGCGCAGGATCAAACCCTCACCCGCACCGGTGGCACCACCACGTTGCGCACCTACGTGGAGGACATGCAGGAGCAATACGCCCTCATGAACACCCGCGAGAACGTGCAGGTCTTCCCCGCCAGCAAATACACCGCCCGCGGCACCTTGAAGTATACCTTCGATCGCGACACCGCCCTCAAGGGCTTCGCCATCGGCGGCACCGCCTCCTGGCGCAGCGCGCCCATCATCGGCTACTTCCTCCAGGCCGACGGTTCCTTCGACGTCAATCGCTACGCCCGCGGCGACTCGCGGATCAGCGCCGACCTCTTCCTCACCTACCAGCGCAAGATCGCCCGCGACATCGATTGGAAGATTCAGATCAACGTCAGTAACCTCTTCGACGAAGACGACCCCTTCCCGATCGGCGCGCGCAACGCCACCTCCGACGCCGGTTCGCCGTGGGTGGAAACACTCTACCGTCCGATGGACGGCCGCGTCATCTCACTCACCAACTCCTTCAGCTTCTGA